One region of Candidatus Poribacteria bacterium genomic DNA includes:
- a CDS encoding IS607 family transposase: MKHYKTPRETSEILGISIDRLRRLAENGTISTIRTPGGQRRYDVQGYLDAQTGTDITTVGYCRVSRKGQADDLACQVAYLQKHYPDAEIIKDFGSGINFKRKGFRTLLERILRGDKLRIVVAYWDRLARFGGEVIQFLVEQNGGEVVVLDKTVYSPEEELTADLLAILHVFSCRMSGLRRYRDQIKEDRNLSHGGTESDSL, encoded by the coding sequence ATGAAACACTATAAAACACCACGAGAAACATCGGAGATTCTCGGTATTTCGATAGATAGGCTCCGACGCTTGGCAGAGAATGGCACAATCTCTACCATTAGAACGCCGGGTGGACAAAGGCGTTATGATGTGCAAGGATATTTAGATGCACAAACCGGAACAGATATTACTACCGTTGGATATTGCAGGGTTAGTAGAAAAGGGCAAGCAGACGATCTTGCGTGCCAAGTCGCCTACTTGCAAAAACACTATCCGGACGCAGAAATCATCAAAGACTTCGGCAGTGGTATCAACTTCAAACGGAAAGGGTTTAGAACCTTACTGGAACGCATCTTGCGAGGTGATAAACTCCGCATTGTTGTTGCCTATTGGGATCGACTCGCCCGATTCGGTGGCGAAGTCATACAGTTCTTGGTCGAACAAAACGGTGGAGAAGTCGTGGTTCTTGACAAAACAGTTTATAGTCCGGAAGAGGAACTTACTGCCGATCTCCTCGCAATTCTGCATGTCTTTTCCTGTAGGATGTCCGGACTCCGTCGATACCGTGACCAAATCAAAGAAGATAGAAATCTTTCCCACGGAGGCACAGAAAGCGATTCTTTATAG
- a CDS encoding DUF1080 domain-containing protein, with the protein MRYRIFALFLFILISVYAPLCVGEVLFEDDFNKKAIDKGKWAPTGTWSADGEELTVNGGEVGITVKNDFTDFEFYVDFHMINPLWASNWVMRAKDSNNCTLVQIVADNRDQFWWFTRVGGNYIVKDEDKLDNESGVHAELGKWYTIKIVAEGDRYDLYLAERGKELKLCCTWEDDTNDKGGIGFRAGGGEHSLYDNVLVTTVGHSFAVNPEDALPVTWGKLKAVP; encoded by the coding sequence ATGAGATACCGCATCTTTGCTTTGTTTTTATTTATACTCATCTCAGTATATGCGCCCCTTTGTGTTGGTGAAGTACTGTTTGAAGATGACTTTAATAAGAAGGCAATTGACAAAGGTAAATGGGCACCTACAGGAACCTGGTCCGCGGATGGCGAGGAACTGACGGTTAACGGTGGAGAAGTCGGGATTACTGTAAAAAACGACTTTACTGACTTTGAATTCTATGTTGACTTTCATATGATAAACCCGCTATGGGCATCGAATTGGGTCATGCGGGCAAAAGACTCAAATAATTGTACACTGGTTCAAATTGTGGCAGATAATCGGGATCAATTTTGGTGGTTTACAAGAGTGGGTGGTAATTATATCGTTAAGGATGAGGATAAGTTGGACAATGAATCGGGTGTACACGCTGAGTTGGGCAAATGGTACACGATAAAAATCGTTGCGGAAGGTGATCGTTACGACCTCTACCTTGCTGAACGTGGCAAAGAACTCAAATTGTGTTGTACATGGGAAGATGATACCAATGACAAAGGCGGTATAGGTTTCAGAGCTGGTGGCGGTGAACATAGCCTATATGACAATGTGTTGGTTACAACTGTGGGGCACAGTTTTGCAGTGAACCCTGAAGATGCCTTGCCGGTCACATGGGGAAAACTCAAGGCTGTCCCATAA
- a CDS encoding transposase, producing MTKSKKIEIFPTEAQKAILYRWFGTSRYVYNESVSALEAKDTPKNFKGLVPIVFDQLPEWHVEIPRQIKVGAVMDACQAVSNAKIKAKATGQRQNVKFRSRKTPRQTLYLRADSLKKNGFYVRFLGEMKMSEALPAKPQDTGKVSERDTDAEVKDSQLIMENGRYFLCVSYVEKKKTREPSGRIVALDPDVRDFMTFFSEDCFGWLGQQCINRIQRLCQHCDNLYSRATQEKRPLRRTLRKAANRIKVKIRNLIDELHKKIAHFLVTNFDIILLPTFETKQMTKRGGRKLRKKSVRQMLTLSHYRFKVFLKQKAKEYGVQVIDVCEAYTSKTVSWTGEVITNLGGSKIIKSSEGHQMDRDLNGARGIFIKNVARALTVRPCTATLGASKSLIPSAT from the coding sequence GTGACCAAATCAAAGAAGATAGAAATCTTTCCCACGGAGGCACAGAAAGCGATTCTTTATAGATGGTTTGGCACATCTCGGTATGTCTACAATGAATCTGTGTCTGCCTTAGAAGCGAAAGATACCCCGAAAAACTTCAAAGGGCTTGTCCCGATTGTTTTTGACCAACTCCCCGAATGGCATGTAGAGATCCCCCGTCAGATCAAAGTGGGCGCGGTGATGGATGCGTGTCAAGCCGTTAGCAATGCGAAGATAAAAGCAAAAGCAACCGGGCAGCGTCAAAATGTTAAGTTTCGGTCAAGAAAGACCCCTCGACAGACGCTCTATCTTCGTGCGGATTCCCTGAAGAAAAACGGATTCTATGTGCGATTTTTAGGTGAGATGAAGATGTCAGAAGCATTGCCAGCCAAACCGCAAGACACTGGTAAGGTTTCAGAACGTGATACGGATGCGGAAGTCAAGGATTCTCAACTCATCATGGAAAACGGAAGATATTTTCTGTGTGTGTCTTATGTTGAGAAGAAAAAGACGCGAGAACCAAGCGGTAGAATAGTAGCACTTGACCCCGATGTTCGTGATTTTATGACGTTTTTCTCTGAAGATTGCTTCGGTTGGTTAGGTCAGCAGTGTATCAACCGTATTCAAAGGCTTTGTCAACACTGCGATAATCTCTACTCACGCGCAACGCAAGAGAAACGCCCGCTACGGCGCACTCTGCGCAAAGCAGCAAACAGAATCAAAGTCAAAATCCGTAACCTTATTGATGAACTTCACAAGAAGATTGCCCACTTTCTCGTAACCAACTTTGACATCATTTTGCTCCCGACTTTTGAGACGAAGCAGATGACAAAGCGCGGTGGGAGAAAGCTGCGTAAGAAGTCTGTTAGGCAGATGCTGACGCTCTCACATTATCGTTTCAAAGTTTTCTTGAAACAAAAAGCGAAAGAATATGGTGTCCAAGTGATAGATGTGTGTGAAGCGTATACTTCCAAAACGGTGTCTTGGACTGGCGAAGTTATCACGAACCTTGGGGGTTCTAAAATTATCAAGTCATCGGAAGGACATCAGATGGATAGGGATTTGAACGGCGCACGTGGGATATTTATTAAGAATGTTGCACGTGCTTTGACGGTTCGTCCTTGCACCGCGACCCTTGGTGCAAGCAAGTCGCTTATACCTTCTGCCACGTAG